The proteins below are encoded in one region of Styela clava chromosome 4, kaStyClav1.hap1.2, whole genome shotgun sequence:
- the LOC120326949 gene encoding elongator complex protein 6-like, translating to MFEELNQRLGWGSAAPLEKGLLLISSEDTDGGFLLHHFLSLFVKHKLPVLLVTLSQSFSHYAQACMKIGANLEKARTNGHVCCINIMEELVSNYLEFRQLDEEEEEEKNINLTKTSNINHIQEIFSIVNSRIEGLSDTMCTSLLVIDDICTLFGLGFSVCDIERFVHYLTIVSKTKRMLLVILMPCFRESKYCRLSKFLTYSAQIIIKVSALPSGHSKDVHGCLQILRKDTPDSIWQYKLHDKNLHIFAKGTSSAVL from the coding sequence ATGTTTGAAGAATTGAATCAACGGCTGGGGTGGGGTTCAGCTGCTCCTTTGGAGAAAGGGCTTTTACTGATATCAAGTGAAGATACAGATGGAGGATTTTTACTCCATCACTTTCTTTCACTTTTTGTGAAGCACAAACTTCCAGTACTTCTTGTGACTCTATCCCAATCATTTTCTCATTATGCGCAAGCTTGCATGAAAATTGGTGCAAATCTGGAAAAAGCAAGAACAAATGGTCATGTTTGTTGCATTAACATTATGGAGGAACTTGTATCTAACTACTTGGAATTTAGACAGTTAgacgaagaagaagaagaagaaaaaaatatcaatttaacaAAGACCTCTAACATAAATCATATCCAAGAGATTTTTTCCATTGTCAATTCCAGAATTGAAGGTTTAAGTGACACTATGTGTACAAGTCTACTTGTGATTGATGATATATGTACACTGTTTGGACTTGGTTTTTCGGTATGTGATATTGAGCGGTTTGTACACTACTTGACTATTGTGTCGAAAACTAAGCGTATGCTCCTTGTTATACTAATGCCATGTTTTCGAGAAAGTAAATATTGCAGATTGTCAAAATTTCTGACATATTCAgctcaaattattattaaagttagTGCTTTACCATCTGGTCATAGCAAAGATGTCCATGGCTGTCTCCAGATCCTCAGAAAAGACACCCCAGACTCTATTTGGCAATACAAATTGCATGACAAAAATCTTCATATATTCGCTAAAGGAACATCCTCGgcagttttgtaa